The region TGGAAATAATGACTTTTGGTAAAATTTTTTCTTTGCCAAATAAAATCCCATAATGATTGCAAAAAAAGCATGGGCTGGAACAGTTGTAAATGCTCTTACCACTCCTGTGGTGAGATATTCATTTACATCCTGAAACACATAAAATACATTTTCAACTAGTGCAAACCCTAATGAGACAAAAACAGCATACACAATCCCATCCATGGGTTCGTTAAAATGCTTTGATTGAAATGCAAACAAAATTAAAACTAGAAACTTAAAAAGTTCCTCTGTAAAACCAGCCACTACAAAAGCTTCCCAAAATGAAGATAGGATTGGATCACGTATTGAATTATTTATCAGCATTAAATTAAATTCAACAATAATAACAGGTATAACAGAAAGCATACCCATGCTGGTCAAGAACAAGCAAAATCGCAATGGTTCTTTTTCGTATTTATCACGTAAGTAGATATACAGAAGAATCAAAACGATGGGTGCAAGACTTAAAATTAATGCATTGATAAACATGATATTTCTTCTAAATTAGTTAATTTTTTGAATTTTATCTTCGTCATACTTTCAATGGTAAATAAATTTTCTTTTTATATTCTTCGTATTCTTCTTCTGCTACACTAAGGCTGGAAATCCCTCCTCCACTATAGTAAAAATAATTTCCATCCACAAATCCAATGTAACGAATCATGACAGTGGAAATCAGTTCTTTACCATCAAAAAACCCTGCTATACCCGTATAAAACTCTCGATCATATTCCTCAACTTCTTGTATGATCTCTAGGGTTTTTTTCTTTGGAGCTCCAGAAATACTGCCCCCTGGTAATAATGTATATAAAATTTCACCCGCTTTAAATTTCCAATC is a window of Bacteroidales bacterium DNA encoding:
- a CDS encoding PrsW family glutamic-type intramembrane protease, encoding MFINALILSLAPIVLILLYIYLRDKYEKEPLRFCLFLTSMGMLSVIPVIIVEFNLMLINNSIRDPILSSFWEAFVVAGFTEELFKFLVLILFAFQSKHFNEPMDGIVYAVFVSLGFALVENVFYVFQDVNEYLTTGVVRAFTTVPAHAFFAIIMGFYLAKKKFYQKSLFPALLLPFIAHGIYDFILFASFGEESLLIFFPFYLTFLLIVSMRLIRKAILDSPFKN